One window of the Endomicrobium proavitum genome contains the following:
- a CDS encoding CapA family protein produces MRNIKTVLFLLTISAAMSGCGGIFASKNIAPADLEIYAVGDIMAHAPQHKSAQTKNGSYDFNENYDYVRQIIAKADVAICNIEFTFAGFPYAGYPRFSAPDEIAKAVKNAGFNVAVTANNHMFDNGIGGLKRTIEVLQNAGFKTAGSVLNVGDKKYTVIEVKGVSVAVIAATYNSSVASGSVTINGLSVSTEAEKLINHFGYENLDNDLKKYKNYIKQAKSDGANIIVCYFHAGEEYKREPNEFQIEIAKKLAEYGADIIFMSHPHVLQKFEILKYKKRNIPVYYSLGNFISNQRAENLGHRYSEDGMIAAVSLTYNFNKKRIDAVRTEYIPTWVDKYYKDSRFIYSIVPLINDWANNPPITFSGHKNQARQAYEDIISILSSN; encoded by the coding sequence ATGAGAAATATAAAAACCGTTTTATTTTTATTAACTATTTCCGCCGCAATGTCCGGATGCGGCGGAATTTTTGCGTCAAAAAATATTGCGCCGGCAGATTTAGAAATTTACGCCGTCGGCGACATAATGGCGCACGCTCCTCAACATAAAAGCGCTCAAACAAAAAACGGCAGTTACGATTTTAACGAAAATTACGATTACGTTCGCCAAATAATAGCAAAAGCCGACGTTGCCATATGCAATATAGAATTTACTTTTGCGGGTTTCCCCTACGCCGGATATCCAAGATTTTCCGCGCCGGACGAAATTGCCAAAGCCGTTAAAAACGCAGGGTTCAACGTTGCGGTTACGGCAAACAATCATATGTTTGATAACGGCATCGGCGGACTTAAACGCACAATAGAAGTTTTACAAAACGCCGGATTTAAAACCGCAGGCAGCGTTTTAAATGTCGGCGACAAAAAATATACTGTTATAGAAGTTAAAGGCGTTAGCGTTGCGGTTATCGCCGCAACTTATAATTCATCCGTAGCGTCGGGCAGCGTAACTATAAACGGGCTTTCCGTTTCAACCGAAGCTGAAAAATTAATTAATCATTTCGGATATGAAAATTTAGATAATGATTTAAAAAAATATAAAAATTACATAAAACAGGCAAAATCCGACGGGGCAAATATTATAGTTTGCTATTTTCACGCGGGCGAAGAATATAAAAGAGAACCAAATGAATTTCAAATTGAAATTGCAAAAAAACTCGCCGAATACGGCGCCGATATAATTTTCATGTCGCACCCGCACGTTTTGCAAAAATTTGAAATATTAAAATATAAAAAAAGGAATATTCCGGTTTATTATTCTTTGGGCAATTTTATATCCAATCAGCGTGCAGAAAATCTTGGGCACAGATACTCTGAAGACGGAATGATTGCGGCAGTCAGCCTAACATATAATTTTAACAAGAAAAGAATTGACGCCGTGCGCACCGAGTATATTCCCACATGGGTTGATAAATATTACAAAGATTCAAGATTTATTTATTCAATAGTTCCGCTAATTAACGATTGGGCAAATAACCCGCCGATAACTTTTTCGGGACATAAAAACCAAGCCCGACAAGCCTACGAAGATATAATCTCCATTTTAAGCAGTAATTAG
- a CDS encoding TIGR03915 family putative DNA repair protein: MAGFAKREIIYSYDGSFEGFLCCAYESFTRKEIPADIISQKTMQPSLFEQFQIETDLKKAARVKKSILEKIGKDALELLQDTMLTILENKELIMLDFLRLGYKNGYKTVKLLSNDTVDILTKAVQSLHRESAAFREFIRFSQHGDLLIAVIKPKNFVLPFIAQHFIARFPNEKFAIYDEKYNYVLAYANGKHAISEVSDITLPKPNAAETEYRKLWKMFYNNAAVEGRINHKLRMGHMPKRYWSNLTEFQTEPAKERDRKDDCVKLPFNIV, from the coding sequence ATGGCAGGCTTTGCCAAACGCGAAATAATATATTCCTACGACGGAAGTTTTGAAGGTTTTCTTTGCTGCGCTTATGAAAGTTTTACGCGCAAAGAAATTCCGGCAGATATTATAAGCCAAAAAACAATGCAGCCAAGTTTATTTGAACAGTTTCAAATAGAAACAGATTTAAAAAAAGCCGCGCGCGTTAAAAAATCTATTTTAGAAAAAATAGGCAAAGATGCATTGGAATTATTGCAAGACACAATGCTGACAATTTTGGAAAACAAAGAATTGATAATGCTTGATTTTTTAAGGTTAGGATACAAAAACGGTTATAAAACAGTTAAATTGCTATCCAACGATACGGTTGACATTCTTACTAAAGCCGTACAGTCTTTACATAGAGAATCGGCAGCGTTTAGGGAGTTTATTCGTTTTTCGCAGCACGGCGATTTACTTATTGCCGTAATAAAACCTAAAAATTTTGTTTTGCCTTTTATAGCGCAGCATTTTATTGCAAGATTTCCAAATGAAAAATTTGCAATTTACGATGAAAAATATAATTATGTTTTAGCCTATGCAAACGGCAAACACGCAATATCCGAAGTTTCCGACATCACCCTTCCCAAGCCCAACGCCGCAGAAACGGAATATAGAAAATTATGGAAAATGTTCTACAATAACGCCGCAGTAGAAGGCAGAATAAACCACAAATTAAGAATGGGGCACATGCCAAAAAGATATTGGAGCAACTTAACGGAGTTTCAAACAGAACCGGCAAAAGAACGAGATAGGAAAGACGATTGCGTAAAACTGCCTTTTAACATTGTTTAA
- a CDS encoding uracil-DNA glycosylase family protein, translating into MNNHNIETHPIEPFFPKGATILMLGSFPPPKTRWKMDFFYPNLQNDMWRIFGLVFFEDKNYFLTKNLKSFNESLIRSFLTAKGIAMWDSAMKVRRLSDNASDKFLEVVESINLKETLKTLPKCKTIALTGQKAVDTLMGILNFKEPEVGGFSQADYLKIYRMPSSSRAYPKPVEDKVAVYKKMFKDIGLI; encoded by the coding sequence ATGAATAACCATAACATTGAAACTCATCCTATAGAGCCTTTTTTTCCTAAGGGGGCGACTATTTTAATGCTTGGGAGTTTTCCGCCGCCTAAAACGCGTTGGAAAATGGATTTCTTTTATCCTAATTTACAAAACGATATGTGGCGTATTTTCGGTTTGGTTTTCTTTGAAGATAAAAATTATTTTTTAACGAAAAATCTTAAATCTTTTAATGAATCTCTAATCCGCTCGTTTCTTACTGCAAAAGGTATTGCAATGTGGGATAGCGCAATGAAAGTAAGGCGTCTTTCCGATAATGCATCGGATAAATTTTTGGAAGTTGTAGAAAGTATAAATTTAAAAGAAACTCTTAAAACTCTGCCGAAATGCAAAACAATCGCATTGACCGGTCAAAAAGCGGTTGATACGCTTATGGGAATTTTGAATTTTAAAGAGCCTGAAGTAGGCGGTTTTTCACAAGCGGATTACTTAAAAATTTATAGAATGCCGTCTTCCTCAAGAGCCTATCCTAAACCTGTTGAAGATAAAGTTGCCGTCTATAAAAAAATGTTTAAAGATATAGGGTTGATATAA
- a CDS encoding MiaB/RimO family radical SAM methylthiotransferase — translation MNKKYYIYTFGCKVNRYETQLITDKLKKDGGVAADLPENADVIIFNSCTVTENADKECKYYLRKTLKLKNNPQIILTGCMAKNKNAKLEEEYPGVKIVSDKENFYMSPNEQTIENFDGRRRAFLKIQDGCNSFCSYCIVPYVRNTLWSKPENIVLEEIKNLVKKGYAEIVLTGIHVGKWQGEKNKDKEVSFSDLIEKIVVLPLDFRIRISSIEPNEIDDKLINLMKNNPDKICRHLHVPLQSGSDEVLKKMNRKYFTKDYTEKINNILKQLPNLALTTDIITGFPGETNKHHNETLKFVKQTQFARFHIFRYSDRTGTKASQFENKISPAEVKARSEELFSADAQKRKEFLQKNIGKKRKAVRVGKNKVLTDNYIERQMSAETSEKIFEIIIDENCKI, via the coding sequence ATGAATAAGAAATATTACATCTATACATTCGGCTGCAAAGTTAACAGATACGAAACGCAGCTTATAACCGACAAATTAAAAAAAGACGGCGGCGTTGCGGCGGACTTGCCAGAAAACGCGGATGTTATTATTTTCAATTCCTGCACGGTAACCGAGAATGCCGACAAAGAGTGCAAATACTACCTGCGAAAAACGCTAAAGTTAAAAAATAATCCTCAAATAATTTTAACGGGCTGCATGGCAAAAAATAAAAACGCAAAATTAGAAGAAGAATACCCGGGCGTTAAAATTGTTTCGGACAAAGAAAATTTTTACATGTCGCCAAACGAACAAACAATAGAAAACTTTGACGGGCGCCGGCGCGCTTTTTTAAAAATTCAAGACGGATGCAATAGTTTTTGCAGCTACTGCATAGTTCCATACGTAAGAAATACTCTTTGGAGCAAACCTGAAAATATAGTTTTAGAAGAAATAAAAAATCTTGTAAAAAAAGGCTATGCGGAAATTGTTTTAACGGGCATTCATGTTGGGAAGTGGCAAGGAGAAAAGAATAAGGATAAAGAAGTAAGTTTTTCTGATTTGATAGAAAAAATAGTTGTATTGCCGCTTGATTTTCGCATTCGCATATCTTCAATAGAGCCGAATGAAATTGACGACAAGCTGATAAACTTAATGAAAAATAATCCTGATAAAATTTGCCGGCACTTGCATGTTCCGCTGCAATCCGGAAGCGATGAAGTTTTAAAAAAAATGAACAGAAAATATTTTACGAAAGATTATACGGAGAAAATAAACAACATTTTAAAACAGTTGCCGAACTTGGCTTTAACAACGGATATTATTACGGGTTTCCCGGGCGAAACAAATAAGCATCACAATGAAACGCTTAAATTTGTAAAACAAACGCAATTTGCAAGATTTCATATTTTCAGATATTCCGACAGAACCGGCACAAAAGCGTCGCAGTTTGAAAATAAAATTTCGCCGGCAGAAGTAAAAGCCCGCTCCGAAGAGCTTTTTTCCGCGGACGCGCAAAAAAGAAAAGAGTTTTTGCAAAAAAATATCGGCAAAAAAAGAAAAGCCGTGCGCGTAGGTAAAAACAAAGTTTTAACGGATAACTACATAGAACGGCAAATGTCCGCCGAAACTTCCGAAAAAATTTTTGAGATTATTATAGACGAAAATTGTAAAATATAA
- a CDS encoding hemagglutinin repeat-containing protein → MKKLSIVLIILLAASIAGAASAASSSFGTGMYASAFANYDTMSQQSKSESILGVQGNIASNGNINFKSANDMIQEGTNAYATNGTLSYNVGNNLIIQASKDTYAQEDKSEHASAGVSVGNNSVQVSAGAGESSSKIKATTYNNSESVANNIEINVGNNATLSGANVTAKNNLDVTVGNNLTVESLQDTYYSKGNSWDANISVGIGTKSMGSLLGGEKSNAGNNSIGAGFNTGNDYTDSAWVTEQTSLTGGNNVNINVGNKTTVTGAVINSESNNLTLTTKELEHSDIEDRNITESKGFGLSTSIGTTQSDKGKTNVAPNGSTTLTLKNTGEEKEQKTKATIGNGTIIIGGVEQTENDLQGLNRNTETTQETTKDIITGALDASATIDNRALLGFIKTEVKDKDGKVIGYTTGYQSIANDFENLPGNAVKATAGALSTAASPLTAIYANITASKNNAENGENSAYDKTDIISVWKANQSANATGILRGSSEEAGTIVEKIKEGKASPEEIQALAKMTADGKSNLMYSEKGELIDSAGKVVLGFNDIKEHQGYVNLGNGAATNALTFALTDAEERAHNYTGNENIAKGAAKSELTYYNAVSWLTGGKTITENNSNTGGYGTLTQLSWNNTYNTSNNTLLKENTIAANAVADENKAYQYQPMLYSLANTPTVSTVIKAIGATGVAVAIVALLDNIENSKVSVYINSAEDHVLDLIEKALDISTPADPNQFNQSNKQDNGDKDPKGVTNPPLVPGVKTSDEETRMGQIVEDGLAAFAIVSILRGSSSGLMLENGVLNKILSSEGNSIGSIAMDMPTLGGIAGQTSKQIAKGAVKEGVGVIGKSVVKDGLGELIPVVSKTTGKEVMVNKAAYNAGIEALSLGKEVRIIGPDPAYKALSEVLGTHAYSVKPEIWQTWSVTQKSGANETFLLRGANKNAVFIYATPETGIRTGSWTEWEVNKLVNELLYKTSDGMIFTK, encoded by the coding sequence ATGAAAAAACTCTCAATCGTATTAATAATATTATTAGCGGCAAGCATAGCAGGAGCGGCATCGGCAGCAAGCAGCAGCTTTGGAACGGGAATGTATGCTTCCGCGTTTGCAAATTACGACACAATGAGCCAACAAAGCAAAAGCGAAAGTATATTAGGTGTGCAAGGAAACATAGCAAGTAACGGAAATATAAATTTCAAATCCGCAAACGACATGATACAAGAAGGAACAAACGCCTATGCAACAAACGGAACGTTAAGTTACAACGTGGGCAATAATTTAATAATACAAGCAAGCAAAGACACGTATGCGCAAGAAGACAAAAGCGAGCACGCAAGCGCAGGGGTAAGCGTAGGAAATAATTCCGTGCAAGTGAGCGCCGGCGCAGGCGAGTCAAGCAGCAAGATAAAAGCAACAACATATAATAACAGCGAAAGCGTAGCAAATAATATAGAAATAAACGTAGGCAACAACGCAACATTAAGCGGAGCAAACGTAACGGCAAAAAATAATTTAGATGTAACAGTAGGAAATAATTTAACAGTAGAAAGTCTGCAAGACACATATTACAGCAAAGGAAACAGCTGGGACGCCAACATAAGCGTAGGAATAGGCACCAAAAGCATGGGCAGCCTGTTAGGCGGCGAGAAAAGCAACGCGGGCAACAACAGCATAGGAGCAGGCTTCAACACAGGCAACGACTACACAGACAGCGCATGGGTAACCGAACAGACAAGTCTAACCGGCGGCAATAACGTCAACATAAACGTAGGCAACAAAACAACAGTAACGGGAGCAGTAATAAATTCGGAAAGCAACAACCTAACGCTAACAACCAAAGAGTTAGAACACAGCGACATAGAAGACAGAAACATAACAGAAAGCAAAGGCTTTGGCTTATCAACAAGCATAGGCACAACGCAAAGCGACAAAGGAAAAACCAACGTAGCCCCCAACGGAAGCACAACGCTAACGCTAAAAAACACCGGCGAAGAAAAAGAACAAAAAACAAAAGCCACAATAGGAAACGGAACAATAATAATAGGCGGCGTGGAACAAACAGAAAATGACCTGCAGGGCTTAAACAGAAACACAGAAACCACCCAAGAAACAACCAAAGATATAATAACCGGCGCGCTGGACGCAAGCGCAACAATAGACAACCGAGCGCTGTTAGGTTTCATAAAAACAGAAGTAAAAGACAAAGACGGAAAAGTAATAGGCTACACAACCGGCTACCAAAGCATAGCCAACGATTTTGAGAACTTACCCGGAAATGCAGTAAAAGCAACAGCAGGAGCATTAAGCACAGCAGCAAGCCCGCTAACAGCAATATACGCAAACATAACGGCATCAAAAAATAATGCTGAAAACGGCGAAAATTCGGCGTATGATAAAACGGATATAATAAGCGTATGGAAAGCCAACCAAAGTGCAAACGCAACGGGAATATTAAGAGGTTCAAGCGAAGAAGCGGGAACAATAGTAGAAAAAATCAAAGAAGGAAAAGCAAGTCCGGAAGAAATACAAGCGTTAGCGAAAATGACAGCGGACGGAAAAAGCAATTTAATGTATAGCGAAAAAGGCGAGTTGATAGACAGCGCAGGAAAAGTAGTATTAGGGTTTAACGATATAAAAGAACACCAAGGCTACGTAAATTTAGGAAACGGAGCAGCAACAAACGCGCTGACGTTTGCATTAACGGACGCAGAAGAACGAGCGCACAATTACACCGGAAACGAAAACATAGCCAAAGGAGCGGCAAAAAGCGAGCTGACATACTACAACGCAGTATCATGGCTAACCGGCGGAAAAACAATAACAGAAAACAACAGCAACACAGGCGGATATGGAACGCTAACGCAACTTAGTTGGAATAACACATATAACACAAGCAATAATACGTTGCTGAAAGAAAATACAATTGCAGCAAACGCAGTTGCAGATGAGAATAAGGCGTATCAGTATCAACCAATGCTTTATAGTCTTGCAAATACTCCTACAGTAAGCACAGTAATAAAAGCAATTGGAGCAACAGGTGTGGCGGTAGCAATAGTAGCGCTTTTAGATAATATAGAAAATAGTAAGGTTTCTGTATATATAAACAGTGCAGAAGATCATGTACTTGATCTTATAGAGAAAGCATTAGATATATCAACGCCTGCGGATCCTAACCAGTTTAATCAATCTAATAAACAGGACAATGGAGATAAAGATCCAAAAGGAGTTACAAATCCTCCGTTGGTGCCGGGAGTAAAAACAAGTGATGAAGAAACAAGAATGGGTCAAATAGTAGAAGATGGACTTGCAGCGTTTGCAATTGTATCAATATTGAGGGGATCCAGTTCGGGGTTGATGTTGGAAAATGGAGTATTAAACAAGATACTATCGTCAGAAGGAAATAGCATAGGCTCAATAGCAATGGATATGCCAACGCTCGGAGGCATAGCAGGGCAAACAAGCAAACAAATAGCAAAAGGAGCGGTAAAAGAAGGGGTTGGGGTTATAGGGAAAAGCGTTGTGAAAGATGGACTTGGCGAACTTATTCCAGTTGTATCAAAGACAACAGGAAAAGAAGTAATGGTTAATAAAGCAGCATATAATGCAGGCATAGAAGCTTTGAGTTTAGGAAAAGAAGTGAGAATTATTGGACCCGATCCGGCATATAAAGCTCTTTCGGAAGTATTGGGAACTCATGCATATTCTGTTAAGCCTGAAATTTGGCAGACATGGTCAGTAACACAAAAATCTGGAGCAAATGAAACGTTTCTTTTAAGAGGTGCTAATAAAAATGCAGTTTTTATATATGCAACTCCTGAAACAGGGATAAGAACAGGTAGTTGGACTGAATGGGAAGTGAATAAATTAGTCAATGAGTTGTTATATAAAACCTCAGATGGAATGATATTTACAAAATAG
- a CDS encoding putative DNA modification/repair radical SAM protein has translation MDKIFNKLQILGAAAKYDVACTSSGVDDSASKNNGGIGNKVSCGICHSFAADGRCISLLKVLMTNICIYDCKYCVNRKSNDVQRAIFTPEELAELTIQFYKRNYIEGLFLSSGVIKNPDYTCELIIKTLSLLRNVYRFNGYIHAKAIPGADEKLLNAIGLLADRMSVNIEMPSQDSLKLLAPDKSKNAIFKPMGFVAQNISQNTKELAVYKKVPKFVPAGQSTQMIIGASPETDNHILHLTENLYKKYKLKRVFFSAYTPVSNDSLLPSLDTKPPLLREHRLYQADWLMRFYNFKADEILDDESPNFNPFLDPKCNWAVKHPEFFPVEINKASYEELLRVPGIGVKSALRVIAARKHSHLDFAALKKLGVVLKRAQYFLVCKGRKTDGLVIKEDNILQSLMSKKEFNMYRNFYTPKQLEFFDTVKLLGDSSWQALPNAK, from the coding sequence ATGGACAAAATTTTTAACAAACTTCAAATTTTAGGAGCAGCCGCTAAATACGACGTTGCCTGCACATCAAGCGGCGTTGACGACTCTGCTTCCAAAAATAACGGCGGTATAGGAAACAAAGTTTCCTGCGGCATTTGCCACAGCTTTGCCGCAGACGGCAGATGCATTTCGCTTCTTAAAGTTTTAATGACAAACATCTGCATTTACGACTGCAAATACTGCGTTAACCGCAAATCTAACGACGTGCAAAGAGCAATTTTTACCCCCGAAGAACTTGCGGAACTTACCATACAATTTTACAAACGCAATTATATAGAAGGTTTATTTTTAAGTTCCGGCGTAATAAAAAATCCGGATTATACCTGCGAGCTTATTATAAAAACTCTTTCTCTTTTAAGAAACGTTTACCGCTTTAACGGTTATATTCACGCAAAAGCAATTCCCGGCGCCGACGAGAAACTTTTAAACGCAATTGGCCTTCTTGCCGACAGAATGAGCGTAAATATTGAAATGCCTTCGCAAGACAGTTTAAAACTGCTTGCGCCCGATAAAAGCAAAAACGCAATTTTTAAACCCATGGGGTTTGTGGCGCAAAATATTTCTCAAAATACAAAAGAGCTTGCCGTTTACAAGAAAGTTCCAAAATTTGTTCCTGCAGGACAAAGCACGCAAATGATTATAGGCGCCTCGCCGGAAACGGATAATCATATTTTGCATCTTACGGAAAATCTTTACAAAAAATATAAACTAAAAAGAGTTTTTTTCTCAGCATATACTCCCGTTTCAAACGACAGCCTTTTGCCGTCTTTAGACACAAAGCCGCCGCTTCTTCGGGAACACAGACTTTATCAGGCAGACTGGCTTATGCGTTTTTATAATTTTAAAGCCGATGAAATTTTAGACGACGAGTCGCCAAACTTCAATCCGTTTTTAGACCCTAAATGCAACTGGGCAGTTAAGCATCCTGAATTTTTTCCAGTAGAAATAAATAAAGCGTCTTACGAAGAGCTTTTGAGGGTTCCCGGGATTGGCGTTAAAAGCGCGTTACGAGTTATTGCGGCAAGAAAACACTCGCATTTAGATTTTGCGGCGCTAAAAAAACTCGGCGTTGTTTTAAAACGCGCGCAATATTTTTTAGTTTGCAAAGGCAGAAAAACGGACGGATTGGTTATAAAAGAAGACAATATATTACAATCGTTAATGTCTAAAAAAGAATTTAATATGTATAGAAATTTTTACACGCCAAAACAATTGGAATTTTTTGACACCGTAAAACTTTTGGGGGACAGCTCATGGCAGGCTTTGCCAAACGCGAAATAA
- a CDS encoding RsmE family RNA methyltransferase, protein MPHFYVKPENITDNNFLIEDEQAHYVATVRRFNVNDEIMIFDGLGNSYKAHISEISKGHISGKILSSSYKMPKLKINLYTAIPKGDRFEWLIEKAGEIGVAEIIPINTKRSVQASFSKNKLERYEKISIAASSQCGRNDIMKISEPVDFKTACANAAKDKNSLNILPWESADKNETLKNISGFTSVNIFIGPEGGFENEEAEFAKSLAIKTVTLGENILRIETAAIVASVLVLNSHE, encoded by the coding sequence ATGCCTCACTTTTATGTTAAGCCTGAAAATATTACAGACAACAATTTTCTAATTGAAGATGAGCAAGCGCACTACGTTGCTACCGTGCGGCGCTTTAATGTTAATGATGAAATAATGATTTTTGACGGGCTTGGAAATTCTTACAAAGCGCACATATCGGAAATTTCCAAAGGGCATATTTCCGGAAAAATTTTATCTTCGTCTTATAAAATGCCGAAGTTAAAAATAAATCTTTACACGGCAATTCCCAAAGGCGACAGGTTTGAATGGCTTATAGAAAAAGCCGGCGAAATAGGCGTTGCCGAAATTATTCCGATAAATACAAAAAGAAGCGTGCAGGCGTCTTTCTCAAAAAACAAACTTGAACGATACGAAAAAATTTCCATAGCCGCAAGCAGCCAGTGCGGACGCAACGATATAATGAAAATTTCAGAGCCTGTAGATTTTAAAACCGCATGCGCAAATGCCGCAAAAGATAAAAACTCATTAAATATTTTACCGTGGGAAAGCGCGGACAAAAATGAAACGTTAAAAAATATATCCGGTTTTACGTCGGTAAATATTTTTATAGGCCCCGAAGGCGGTTTTGAAAACGAAGAAGCGGAATTTGCAAAATCTCTCGCAATTAAAACCGTAACGCTCGGCGAAAATATATTGAGAATAGAAACAGCCGCAATAGTTGCAAGCGTTTTGGTGTTAAACTCCCATGAATAA
- the pyrE gene encoding orotate phosphoribosyltransferase — protein MLTQQKKEFIAFMEKEGILTFGDFVTKSGRNTPYFVNTGNYRTGSQLAKLGKFYADAVHNVLKDNFSALFGPAYKGIPLAVTTAAALFNIHKTDKPYFFNRKEVKDHGEGGLTIGYKPKDNDRIIIIEDVITAGTAIREVFPLLKSIADVKVTDMFISVDRCEYGTTPDKTAVMQVKEEFNIEVHALVTAKDIRDYLAENSKNAEQVKKMDEYMAKYCILK, from the coding sequence ATGTTAACTCAACAAAAAAAAGAATTTATAGCTTTTATGGAAAAAGAAGGAATTTTAACATTTGGCGATTTTGTTACAAAAAGCGGCCGCAACACCCCTTACTTTGTAAACACGGGCAACTACCGCACCGGCAGCCAGCTTGCTAAACTCGGTAAATTTTACGCCGATGCGGTGCATAATGTTTTAAAAGATAATTTTTCGGCGCTGTTTGGTCCGGCTTATAAAGGCATTCCTCTTGCGGTAACTACTGCCGCGGCATTATTTAACATTCACAAAACAGACAAGCCTTATTTTTTCAACCGCAAAGAAGTTAAAGATCACGGCGAGGGCGGGTTAACTATAGGCTATAAGCCGAAAGATAACGACCGCATAATAATTATTGAAGACGTAATAACTGCAGGAACTGCAATACGCGAAGTTTTTCCGCTTTTAAAAAGTATTGCCGACGTAAAAGTTACCGATATGTTTATTTCCGTTGACCGCTGCGAATACGGAACAACGCCAGACAAAACCGCGGTTATGCAGGTGAAAGAAGAGTTCAACATAGAAGTTCACGCGCTTGTAACCGCAAAAGATATTCGCGACTATTTGGCGGAAAATTCTAAAAATGCCGAGCAAGTTAAAAAGATGGACGAATACATGGCTAAATACTGCATACTCAAATGA